In the genome of Planctomyces sp. SH-PL62, the window GGTCCTTCGCTTCGAAGCCCTGGGGGCGGGGGCGGAAGTAGGGCAGGTCGGTGGAGCCGCCGAGGTTCACGGCGCGCTCGCCGGCGTTCTCGAATCGGCAACGGCGGATCGCCACGTCCCGCGTCCCCCCCTTCGCCTGCACGCCGCTGGAGCCTTCCTCGTCGCCGTGTCGGAAGGTGCAGTCGACGATCTCCCCCTTCCGGCAGCCGACCATGTCGATCCCCGAGCCTCCGCCCCCCCAGCGCTCCAGCGTGCAGCCCTCAACTCGGAAGTCGGCCAGGCCCGAGAGCTTGATCCCGTCGTGGTTCCCGCCGGGGCCGATGTCGCGGACGGTCAGGCCCTGGAGCACGATGTGGTGCGACGGCGACTCCAGCTTGCCGCCGTCGTCGATGTTGATCCCGTTGTCGGTCGACCCGGCGACCACCAGGTCCCGCAGCTCGACGTGCGAGGCCTTCGAGACGTGGAACCCGAACGACTTCCCCTGGAAGACCGGCGGGCGCTTCGGGTCGGCCCCTCGGATCACGATCGGCGCCCCCTCCCGGCCGTGAAGGTCGTGGAGGGACAGGCCGCCCGCGTACCGGCCGGGCGCGATCCGGATCGTCGTCCCCGGCTTCGCGTCTGCGACCGCGCGACGGAGCTGGGCGTCGTTGGAGACGTCGGCGTCGAGGGCCAGGCTCGTCAGCAGGGAGAGGAGGAGTCGCATGGTCGGATCTCCGGGGGTCAGGCGAACGGTAGGTTCAACTGCCACGAGACGCCGAAGCGGTCGTTGACCCAGGCGAACGCGGCGCTGAAGCCGTACTCGCCGAGGGGCATCAGCACCCCGCCCCCCTCGGAGAGCCGGGCGAAGGCGGCGTCCAGCTCCTCCCGGCTCTCGCAGTCCACGAACAGGCTGATCGCCGGCGTGAAGCCGAACGCGTGCTTCACCGGGCTGTCGATCGCCCGGTACTCGCGCCCGGCCAGGGTGAAGCTCGCCAGCTTCACCGTCCCCTCCGCCCCCATCTCGCCCGGACCGTAACGCTCGATCCGCTCGAGCGCCGAGCCCGGAAAGAGCGAGACGTAGAACGTCAACGCCTCCTCGGCCTTCCCCTGGAACATCAGGAACGTCGTGACCTGGCTCGCCATCCTCGGCCCCTTTCGGTTGAAATGTCCGCGATCCGTCGTTCGATCGGGGACAGGATGCGCGCTAAATGGTTTGTGGTCAAGCGTTCAGTTTGAAAAATTGGGTTCGTTCGCCGGAATCGGCTTCGTTCGCGGTGCCGAATCGGCCGTTCGGCGCGGCCCGTCCGACCCCGAAAATCGGGACTCCCGACTTGCCTCCACCGAGTTCCGGCGCAATCCCTTCGGGTGCCAGGAGTTCCCCGAACCCGTTGACCGGAATTGGGTTCGGGCGACCGCTCGGGGCCAGTCCGACGCCGATCCACGGGTTCGGAGAACCCGTGGCACCCCGATCGCCGTCTCCCGACCCCCGCGAGGTGGTGTGAGAGTGAGGAGCGTCCGAAAATTGGGTTCGTTCGCGAAGGTCGGAGTCGGGCCGGTCGTGATCGTTAAGTCCCTGGTGGAAGTCATCTTGCGAGGTCGTCTCGGGGTTCGCGGAATTGGGTTCGTTCGGCGGAATCGGCCTCGTCGGCGAGGTGGGCTCGGGGTCGGGAGATTGGGTTCGTTCGGCGCTTTCGGCTTCCTCGCGGATCGGTCGCGGTGCGGTTGTTCCGGCCGCGCCGCGATTCGGCGAGGGGATTCGGGGACATCCCGTAATGAGAGGATGGGCCAGGGAGCCGGGATAGGAACGGACCGTGCGTCGGGGCGGTCAGCCGAGGAGTTCGTGGAGGACGCGGCCCTCGCTGAGCTTGATGGGGCGGCCGGTGAGGGGGGCGACGTTCTCGCGCGCGGGGTCGAGGCCCAGGGTGGCGAGGATGGTGGCGTGGACGTCCTCGACGCGGGCGGGGCGGACGGGGTCCTTGACGCCTTCGGGGTCGGTCTCGCCTACGGCGAGGCCGGTGCGCAGGCCGCCGCCGGCGAGGGCCAGGCTGAAGCCGTTGGTCCAGTGGTCGCGGCCCCCGAACGGGTTGATGCGGGGGGTGCGGCCGAACTCGCCGCAGCAGAGGACGACCGTCTTGCGCAGCAGGTCCCGGCGCCTGAGGTCGCGGATCAACGCGGCGAACGCCGGGTCGAGCTGGGCGGCCAGGCGGCGGTGGATCTCGTGGTTGGCGACGTGCGAATCCCAGCCGTCGAGGGTGACCTCCACGCATCGCACGCCGACTTCGATCAGGCGGCGGGCGGCGAGGCAGCCCCGGCCGAAGGGGGAGTCGCCGTACTCGGCCAGGGTCGCGGCCGGCTCCTGGGAGACGTCGAACGCCTTGAGCTGTTCCGAGGTCATCATCGTCCGCGCCGAGGCGACGGCCTGGCGGTGGAGCGTCGCCTCGACCCGCGCGGCGCGGCGGCGGCCGAAGGCCCGGTCGACGACGTCCAGGTCCAGCGCCCGCCGCGCGTCCCGCTCGGAGGGGACGATCGGGGAGACGTCCGGGAGCTTGCCCCGGGGGTCGTCGACCTGGAAGGCGTCGTACTCGCCGCCGAGGAAGCCGCCCCGGCCCGGCCATCGGCCCGGCAGGATCGAGATGTGGCGGGGGACGTCGGTCGCCCCGCTCGGAAGCTCGTGGCAGCAGATCGCGCCGATGGACGGGTGGACGACCGTGGGGTCGGGCCGATATCCCGTCTTCAGCATGTACGTCCCGCGCTCGTGGTCCCCTTCCTTGCTGGTCATCGACCGCACGAGGGCCACGGACCCCATCTCCTCGGCCAGCCGCTCATAGCCCGCCGCCAGCCGCACCCCCTTCGCGGCGGTCTCGATCGCCTTCGTGCCGCCGGAAGCGGAGGCGTCGGGGTGGGGGTCGAAGGTCTCGAGCTGGCTGGGGCCCCCCGCGAGCCAGAGGAGGATGACCGAGCCCGCCGGCCCGTCGGCCGTCTCCGCCTGCCGCGCCAGCAGTTGCGCCGTCGGGGTCAGCCAGCCCAGGCCGGCGAGCGTCAGGAATCCGCGACGATCGAGATGCATGGCGGTCCCTTGCTTAATGATTCCAGGAAAACTCGGCCGAGTTGAGCAGGGTCCAGAACAGGTCGACGATCAGCGCCGAGCGGGCGTCGCCGGAGGTCCCCTGGAGGCGAGGGGCGAAGTGGGCGGCCTCTTCGGGGGTGGGGCGGCGGGTCAGGACGGCGAGGTAGGCGAGTTCGACCGCCTTCTCGTCGGTGGGGGCGAGGTCGGCGATCCGTTTCGAGGCGTTCCAGAACTCGGCCTTGGTGCGTTTCTCGACGAGTTCGCCGTTCATGAGCAGCAGGCGCTGGGGGATGGTGCCCCCTCGGGATTCGAATTCGTCCTCGCCGGCGTCGCCGTAGCGGCGGACGAAGTCGTTCCCCTCAGCGTAGGCGATCGCGCGGGCGAACCAGGGGACGCGCGGGCCCATCGTCTCCACGGAGGCCGACTGCGTGAGGCCGCCGGCCACCTGTTCGGGGCGGAGCCGGGTCATGGGGAACGCGGCCCAGGTCTCGTCGTTGGGGGCGGCGGCCTCGTCGGGGAGGTCGACGCTGTCGAGCCGGTAGGCTTCGGTGGCGACGATCGCGCGGATGAGGCGGCGGAGGTCGTGGCCGTGGGCGGCGAAGTCGTCCGCGAGGAGGTCGAGGGGGGCGGGCGTCTCGGCGGCGGCGGGGATGTCGTCGATCGGGTCGACGAGCGGGCGGCCGACGAGGATGGCCCAGACCCGGTTGACGGTCGCCCTGGCGAAGTACGGATTCCTCGGGTCGACCACCCACGCCGCCAGCCGCTCGCGAGGGGCGCCCTCGGCCGGCAGCAGCTCGGGGTGCGACGGCGGCGCCGCCTCGACGGTCGTGGGCTCCTTGGTCTTGCGGTCGAGCGGGTGGTAGATGTCCTCGGCGTCGGAGACGCCCCGGAGGTTGGAGCGGATGCCGCCGAAGAACGCGGCGAGGCGGCGGAAGTCGTCCTGCTTCCAGGGCTGGAACGGGTGGTCGTGGCACTGGGCGCAGTCGATCCGGGCCGCCAGGAAGGCCCGCGAGACCCGAGCGGCGAGGCGTTCGGGGTCGGGCCGCTCGGTCATCTCGTCGCGGGTGACGGTCAGGAAGTTGACGGCCGGGTGGTCGGTCCAGATCCCGCGCTCGGCGATCAGGTCGCGGACGATCGCCGAATAAGGCCGGTTCTCCATCAGGGCGTCGCTCAGCCAGGTGGTGAACCGCCGCCTTCGAAAGACGATGAACGGGCCGTCCTCGGTCCCCACGAAGGCCCTCGCGAACCGTTCCGCCAGGTAGTCGGTCGTCCGGCGGTCCCGCAGCAGCTCCTCCAGCCGGTCGTCGATGCGACGCCCCGGCTCCTCCGCCTCGAACCGCCTGACTTCCTCCAGCGAGGGGACCGTCCCGGTCAGCGCCAGGTTCAGCCGACGCAGGACCGCCAGGTCGCTCGCCGGCGGCGCGGGTTTGATCCCTCGTTCTCGCCAGCTTTCCCGGAACGCCTCGTCGACCTGCGCCGCCACCTCGGGTCGCGGCGCCGGCGCGTCGGTCGGCTGGCGCGTCGGCGAGGCCGGGCGGATCACGCCTCGTCCCATCGCCAGCACGCAGCCGACCAGCACGCAAATGAACCCCACGTCGCGCAGCCGCATGGGCGTTTCCCCCGACTCGATCGATCAGCTCCGAATTTGGATCGGAGGGTGTTACCCCGAGTCGGGGGCCGTCGTTTCAGGAAACGCGGCGGCCGGGCGGGGCCAGGCGCCGGCGACCGGCCGCCAGGGCGACGGCCGAGCCCGAGAGGAGCAGCAGCACGGACGACGGCTCGGGGACCGACTGGATGACCCCGAACAGGCCGTGGGTCTCGTCGTTCGGCCCGGCGGTGAAGTAGAGCTTGTCCGGGCTGCCGGCCCCGCCGCCGTTGCCGACCATCAGGCCCCAGAGCCCGTCGATGACGATGGGCTGGCCGCTCAGGTCGCTCAGCTGGCCGAGGAAACTGCCGCCGGTCGGGTCGAAGACGTTGATCCGGCCGTCGCCGAAGTTGCCGACCAGCAGGTCGCCGGCGAACGAGCCGAACGTGGAAGGCGCGATCGCCAGCCCCCAGGGGGAGTTCAGCGTCCCCCCCGTCCCGATCCGGTTGATGAGGTTCCCCTGGAGGTCGAAGGCGGTGACGAAGCCGTGCCCCGCGCCGGCGACGTCGTCTTCCTTGGCGGCGTCCTGGAGGGCGTAGGTGACGTAGATCGTGTCGCCCAGCCGCTGGATGCCGAACGGGGCGTAGCCGGCCGGCAGGTTGGGGTCGGTGAACCGGCCGGACAGCTCGGGGGCCCCGGAGTCCCCCTTGAGGACGTCGATCGTCCCGTTGCGGAAGTTGGCGGAATAGAGGTAGGCGTGGCCGTCGACGACGGCCGACGCGGTCCCCTTGTAGACGTTGTCGGCCGACCCGGTCTGGAGGATCTCGGCCGTCGTCCCCAGCGCGCCCCGCCAGCCGGAGATCGTCCCGTCCTCGCTGGCGAACAAGAAGGCGTCGCCGTTGAACGCGCCGGCGGCGCCCAGGGGGTTGGTGACCTGGCCGGTCACGCTGCCGTCGCCCGGGATCGTCACCTCCAGGCCGACCTTCGTGGGGGCGTTGGTGCGGCCGTCGACCCGATAGAGGGTCGAGAGGCCGGTGCCGTTGGCCGACACCCAGAACGGGCTCGCGGCCGTCGCGGAGAGGCCCCAGGCGTTCTTGAGATTCGGGTCGGTCAGCACGGCCGGGTTCACCGCCGGGTCGTCGGTGACGAGGTTCTTCACCTGGAGCGAGTCGGCCCTCGCGGGCGGCGCCCCGGACGTCAGGGCGGCCAGCGCCAGCGCCGCCGCGACCCCGATCCAACGACGAAGCCTGGATCCTCCCGACATGGTTCCCCTCCTTTGCAAAGAAGCGCCGGTGGCTTGATCAGGGCGAATCTCTCGACGGCGGCGACGCGGCCCTCGCGGCCGTCTCGCGCGAAACATCGGTCGAATTAAGAAATCTCAATTTAGCCGTCAAGGAGGTTCGTCGTCCCCGCCCCCCGTGTCAAGCGAGAACCGCCGCGGATCACGAAAACCCCGAGGCCGGGCGCTCCTCGGCGTCCGGCTCCAGGTCCCGCGGCTCAGGCCTTCGGGCCGGCGATCGCGCCGAGGTAGGTGTAGGACGTCGGGGCGGCGGCGAGGCGGACGGCCGCGGCGAGGTCGGGGGTGGAGACGACCTCTCGGGAGGCCAGGTCGAGCAGGCGGTAGACCAGGCCGGCGCTCGCGGGGGGGCTGGCGAATCGGGAGGGGGTCGCGCGTCGGGAGTTGGGGAGCTTCCGGTCGGCCTTCGCGTCCGGGAGGTAGCCGAATCGGGAGCCCCCCTGGGTGTCGGTGAAGCCGGCCCGCTGGCCGTAGGGGTCGGTGGTGCCGGTGGCCGTGAGCCAGAGCTGCCAATCGGGGGCGGAGGCGATGCCGCCGTGGGCCTTGACGTAGACCGGCAGGCCGTGCGGATTGATCTCGTACGCCGGGGCCGCGGTGATGGTGTCGGTGAATTCGACCACGTTCCCCGCCTGGTCGTAGGTGAGCCAGGGGGAGAGGGTGCTCGCCTGGCCGACGCTGACGACGTTCGCGCCGGGGTCGGTCGACGGGGGGGCGTAGGGGGGCTGCCAGAAGACCTTGTCGTGGTAGTTGGCGTAGGCGACCCCGGGCGTCAGGTTCGCCCGGACGACGTTCCCCAGGGCGTCGACGGTCGGCCGGTCCCCCCCGGTATGGAGCGGGGTCGGCGGGGCGTCGGCGACGGTGGGATAATAGTAGTAATGGGTGCCGTTGCCGGTGGGGCGGGGCGAGAAGTACGCCGCCTTGACCCATTCGTCCTCGCTCGGGATCACGTACCCGGACGTGTCCAGGCGGGTGAAGAAGGGGTAGTTGGCGTCCCGGAGGTCGTACATGCCCGTGTCGATCCGCGTGGAGAGGTCGACGTAGCGGGCCTGGGTGCGCACGGGGAATCCGAGCGGGCTCCGACCCCGGGCGTCGTCGGCGGCCACGGTGGACCCGTTGTACAGGCTGTTGGCGAAGTAGGCGAAGTGGAAGAGGTTGGCGTTCACGAGCGGCTTGTCGCGCCAGAAGTCCGCGGCCAGGCGATAGTGGGAGCCGGGATCGGCGTCCTCGACGAAGTTGATCTGGCCGGAGAAGGGGTTGAGCACCGGCGAGAAGTCCTCGACCCACAGCCGGACGTTCGTGTAGGGCTGGACCGGGTTCTCGCCCTTCGGGTCCACCTTGTTCAGGAAAGTGACGTACTGCCCGGCCGTGATCTCGGTCCGGCCGATGGCGTAGACGTAGGGGACGCCCCCCAGCTCCTGATAGGTGTCCCCCCCGGGCTGCGCCGGCACGGTGGCCTGCGAGGGGGGCGTGAACCCGTGGATCCCCACGGAGGCGTTGCCGGGCGAGGTCACGTACGAGAACTGGACCGCCAGGTCGTAGCTCGGGCCCGCCTTGCCGCGCCGATGGGACTGCGGGGCGGGCCGGGCCGCCTGGTGCGCGGGGGGCGGTCGCCGGGCGAGGTCGGTCGCGTCCCAGGAGGTCTGGACCCCGGCGCGGAGCCGTCCGATCGCCGCCGGGGGGCGGTCGGCCCCCGCGTCCGCGACGATCGCCGGGGCGAACGCCGGCGAGGCCGTCATGAGTTCGCGGGGCTCCAGGGCCTCGATCGGGAAGTGCTTCTTGCGGGGCCGTCGCCCCGGCTTCGCGCCATTCATTCAGCTCATCCTCCGGTCGGCGGAGCCCGCCCCCCCGGCCCCCGATGGGCCGCGCCGAGGGCGTTCGCCGCCGATCACGACAAGCCTAGAACGCGTTCCCGTCACGTCGACGATTTCAAGAGGAGTTCCATCCGGTAGTTGGTGAACGTCACGCCCCGGACGAGGACCTGCTGTTCGGCGAGGACGGCGAAGCCCTGGCTTTCGAAGAAGGGGCGGGCGGTGATGCTGACTTCGGAGAAGACGCGGGGGAGGGCGAGGCGGGCGGCTTCGGCGAGGAGGGCGGTCATGAGGGCCCGGCCGACGCCGGAGCGCTGGCGGTCGGCGTGGACGAAGAAGCGGTCGACGTGGCCGTCGGGCTCCAGGTCGGCGAAGCCGGCGAGCAGGCCGTCGGACTCGGCGACGACGGCGAATCGGGAGGGGTCGAGGATGGTCGCCCAGCGCGCCGGGTCGACCTCGTCGGGGGCCCAGGTCGTCACCTGCTCGTGTGAGTAGTCGCGGGCGTTCACCCGGCGCACGGTGTCGCGGAAGAGGTCGATGACGGCGGGGAGGTCGTCGGGGCGGATGCGGCGGATGGTCGGCAGGGCGTTCATCGGAAGACATTCCCAAAAAAGCGGTGACAAGCATCCTTGCTCTTCCCCCCTCGCGGGGGAAGACAGGCCGCGAAGCGGTCATGATGAGGGGGGAAGGACGTTAGGGTCTCGAAACCTTGATCGTCGCGGGCAGGTAATCCCCGACATGGGAAACGCCGACCTGCTCCTGGATGTTCCGATGGTCGAGTCCGTCGTCGAGGAGTCGCCGGCCTCGCCCCGGCGCGGGGTTCGCGCGAGGCTCGGCGGGCTGGCGCGACGGGTCGGTTCGGGGGCGGGTTGGCTGTTCGGGCTGGTCTCGCTGGTCCTGGGGCTGGCGGTGCTGGCGTCGACGCCGATCTTGCAGTTCCTGAGCCTGGGCTACCTGCTGGAGTCGTCGGGCCGGGTGGCGCGGACGGGACGGTTGCGGGACGGCGTGTTCGGGGTGCGGCTGGCGGGGCGAGTGGGGGGGATGGCGGTCGGGACGCTGATCTCGATGATCCCCCTCTGGCTGGTCGGGTCATACGCAAACTCGGCGGCGGTGATCGATCCGGGGGGGGCGGTGGAGCGGGGCTGGCGGTTCGCGGCGGTCGCCGTGTGGGGGCTGACGTGCCTGCACCTGCTGACGGCCTTCCTGCGCGGGGGGCGGCTGCGACGCTTTCTCTGGCCGTTCGGCGGGCCGTTCTGGCTGCGTCGGCGGTGGCGCGAGGGGGGGCTGTACGCCGCCTCGCGCGATGGGTTCTGGGATTTCGTGGCGCGGTTCCGGCCGGCGTATTACTTCCGGCTGGGGTTCGTGGGGTTCCTGGGGACGCTGGCCTGGCTGGTCGTGCCGACGTCGATGATCGCGGCGACGACGCGGTTGCCGCTTCTGGGGCCGCTGGGGATGATCGCCCTGGCGTGCGTCGCGCCGGTGCTGCCGTTCTTGCAGACGGGGTATGCGGTGGAGGGGAGGGCGTCGGCCCTGTTCGGGCTGCGGTCGGCGCGCGAGCGGTTCCGGCACGCCCCCTGGGCGTTCGCGTTCGCGCTCCTGGTCTTGCTGGCGGCCTCGATCCCGCTGTATCTGCTGAAGATCGAGATGATCCCGCGCGAGGCCGCGTGGCTGCCGGGGCTGGTCTTCGTGGTCTTCCTGGCCCCGGCGCGGCTGCTGGTCGGCTGGGCCTACGCCCGCTCGCTCCGCCGCGAGAGCCGGAGCCACTGGTTCTTCCGCCTGCTGGGACGGCTCGCGATCGTCGTCGTCGCGGTGGTGTACGTGGTGGTCGTCTTCCTGTCCCAGTACACCTCCTGGGGGGGCGTCTGGAGCCTCTACGAGCAGCACGCGTTCCTCACCCCCGCGCCGTTCTGGTCGTTCGAGCGGTGAACGCCCGCGCGAGGCGGTGAATCCTCAGGCCTTCTCGCCGGGCGTCGCCGGTTTGCGAGGATCCACGACGAAATCCGACGGCTCTCGCGCTCGTCTTCCCCCTCATCCGGCCCTGCGGGCCACCTTCCCCCGCGAGGGGGGAAGGACGTTAGGGCCCGGGCTCGGATTGCCGACGGTCGACGTGCTGGTCGCCCTGTCATCCGGCGCTGCGCGGTGCCTTCTCCGGCTGATCGCGGTCAGCCCAGTTCGGCGGCGGCGGGTTCGTCGAGGAGCCAGACGACCTTGTCGGCGACGGTGCGGAGGAGGGAGGCGGGGACGGCGGCGGTGATGGGGCCCTTGAGGGCTTCGGCGACGATCGCGGCCTTCTTGGGGCCGGTGGCCAGCATGAGGATCGTCCGGGCACCGAGGATCTGGCGGACGCCCATCGTCAGGGCGCGGGGGATGACGGCGTCCACGCTGCCGAATTCGCGGACGGCGTCGACCTTGGTGATCGGATGGAGGTCGACGAGGCGGGTGGGGAGGGCGGCGAACGCCTCGACGGTCAGGTCCAGGGGTTCGTTGAAGCCGATGTGGCCGTTGCGGCCGATCCCCAGGAGTTGGAGGTCGAGGCCGCCGTCGTCGTCGATCCAGCGGTCGAACTGCGCGGCGTGCTCGGAGGCGAAGGTCTCCGGGACGGTGCCGTCGAGGATGTGGGCCCGGTTGGGGGCCAGGTCGACGCGGCTGAAGAGGTGCCGGTGCATGTAGGTCCGGTAGCTCAGGGCGTCGAGGGGCTGGATCGGGTAGTACTCGTCGAGGTTGTAGGTGGTCACGTCGCGGAACGAGAGGCCGCCGTCGCGGACGCGGGCGGCAAGGTCGTCGTAGACCTTCTCGGGCGTCGCGCCGGTGGCCAGGCCGAGGATCGCCTTGCCGCGGGCGGCCACGGCCTGGGCGATGATCCGGACGATCCGGTCGGCGGCGGCCTTGCTGGCGGCGTCGGCGTCGGCGAAGACGAGGACGGTGGAGTTCGATTCGGCGAGGTGGAGGGTGCGTTCGGCGGGCTTCGGCGACGGGCTCATTTCGGGTCCTCAAGATCCGGCGATGTCGGCGACGGCCGGGGGGGAGGGGGGGCGTGGTCGCGGCTCCGTCCCCGCCCCTTCATCCCGGCTTCCGGCGTTCGTTCAGGCCGATGCGGCCCCGGAGGCCGACTTGGCGCTGGTGGTGGTGGGCGTGGCGGCGGGCGCGGGGCCGGCGGCGGGCTCGCGGAGCAGGCCGAGGGCCACGTGGATCGGGTCGGGGGGGGTGTTGGTCGCGCGGTTGGGGTCGTAGGTTTCGAGCTCGAAGAGCTCGACGCCGACGAATCGGTCGTCGGTGCGGTGGGCGCGGCCGGCGAGGCTGTGGCCCTCGGCCCATTCGCGGGTCAGGGCGGCGTAGGCTCGGCCCAGGTGGGAGCAATACTGGGTGTAGTCGGTCAGGAGGATCTGCGAGGCGTGGCAGTGGATCGCCCACTCCTTGGTGCGCTCGCCTTCGCCGTCGTAGGTGAAGTAGGCGTTGGGCTGGGGGAGGGGCCCCCAGGG includes:
- a CDS encoding DUF1549 domain-containing protein gives rise to the protein MRLRDVGFICVLVGCVLAMGRGVIRPASPTRQPTDAPAPRPEVAAQVDEAFRESWRERGIKPAPPASDLAVLRRLNLALTGTVPSLEEVRRFEAEEPGRRIDDRLEELLRDRRTTDYLAERFARAFVGTEDGPFIVFRRRRFTTWLSDALMENRPYSAIVRDLIAERGIWTDHPAVNFLTVTRDEMTERPDPERLAARVSRAFLAARIDCAQCHDHPFQPWKQDDFRRLAAFFGGIRSNLRGVSDAEDIYHPLDRKTKEPTTVEAAPPSHPELLPAEGAPRERLAAWVVDPRNPYFARATVNRVWAILVGRPLVDPIDDIPAAAETPAPLDLLADDFAAHGHDLRRLIRAIVATEAYRLDSVDLPDEAAAPNDETWAAFPMTRLRPEQVAGGLTQSASVETMGPRVPWFARAIAYAEGNDFVRRYGDAGEDEFESRGGTIPQRLLLMNGELVEKRTKAEFWNASKRIADLAPTDEKAVELAYLAVLTRRPTPEEAAHFAPRLQGTSGDARSALIVDLFWTLLNSAEFSWNH
- a CDS encoding glucosamine-6-phosphate deaminase; its protein translation is MSPSPKPAERTLHLAESNSTVLVFADADAASKAAADRIVRIIAQAVAARGKAILGLATGATPEKVYDDLAARVRDGGLSFRDVTTYNLDEYYPIQPLDALSYRTYMHRHLFSRVDLAPNRAHILDGTVPETFASEHAAQFDRWIDDDGGLDLQLLGIGRNGHIGFNEPLDLTVEAFAALPTRLVDLHPITKVDAVREFGSVDAVIPRALTMGVRQILGARTILMLATGPKKAAIVAEALKGPITAAVPASLLRTVADKVVWLLDEPAAAELG
- a CDS encoding TIGR03118 family protein codes for the protein MSGGSRLRRWIGVAAALALAALTSGAPPARADSLQVKNLVTDDPAVNPAVLTDPNLKNAWGLSATAASPFWVSANGTGLSTLYRVDGRTNAPTKVGLEVTIPGDGSVTGQVTNPLGAAGAFNGDAFLFASEDGTISGWRGALGTTAEILQTGSADNVYKGTASAVVDGHAYLYSANFRNGTIDVLKGDSGAPELSGRFTDPNLPAGYAPFGIQRLGDTIYVTYALQDAAKEDDVAGAGHGFVTAFDLQGNLINRIGTGGTLNSPWGLAIAPSTFGSFAGDLLVGNFGDGRINVFDPTGGSFLGQLSDLSGQPIVIDGLWGLMVGNGGGAGSPDKLYFTAGPNDETHGLFGVIQSVPEPSSVLLLLSGSAVALAAGRRRLAPPGRRVS
- a CDS encoding right-handed parallel beta-helix repeat-containing protein; translated protein: MRLLLSLLTSLALDADVSNDAQLRRAVADAKPGTTIRIAPGRYAGGLSLHDLHGREGAPIVIRGADPKRPPVFQGKSFGFHVSKASHVELRDLVVAGSTDNGINIDDGGKLESPSHHIVLQGLTVRDIGPGGNHDGIKLSGLADFRVEGCTLERWGGGGSGIDMVGCRKGEIVDCTFRHGDEEGSSGVQAKGGTRDVAIRRCRFENAGERAVNLGGSTDLPYFRPRPQGFEAKDLLVENCVFIGSSSPIAFVGVDGAVVRRNTFHRPRRWVFRILQETREPGFVPSRKGRFVDNLIVYRTDELRAPVNVGGGTAPETFTISGNAWYALDAPGRSRPRDLPVPETDGVYGVEPHFLDAANGDLRTDPKFPDPRERKTK
- a CDS encoding DUF1501 domain-containing protein gives rise to the protein MHLDRRGFLTLAGLGWLTPTAQLLARQAETADGPAGSVILLWLAGGPSQLETFDPHPDASASGGTKAIETAAKGVRLAAGYERLAEEMGSVALVRSMTSKEGDHERGTYMLKTGYRPDPTVVHPSIGAICCHELPSGATDVPRHISILPGRWPGRGGFLGGEYDAFQVDDPRGKLPDVSPIVPSERDARRALDLDVVDRAFGRRRAARVEATLHRQAVASARTMMTSEQLKAFDVSQEPAATLAEYGDSPFGRGCLAARRLIEVGVRCVEVTLDGWDSHVANHEIHRRLAAQLDPAFAALIRDLRRRDLLRKTVVLCCGEFGRTPRINPFGGRDHWTNGFSLALAGGGLRTGLAVGETDPEGVKDPVRPARVEDVHATILATLGLDPARENVAPLTGRPIKLSEGRVLHELLG
- a CDS encoding VOC family protein, which codes for MASQVTTFLMFQGKAEEALTFYVSLFPGSALERIERYGPGEMGAEGTVKLASFTLAGREYRAIDSPVKHAFGFTPAISLFVDCESREELDAAFARLSEGGGVLMPLGEYGFSAAFAWVNDRFGVSWQLNLPFA
- a CDS encoding GNAT family N-acetyltransferase, whose amino-acid sequence is MNALPTIRRIRPDDLPAVIDLFRDTVRRVNARDYSHEQVTTWAPDEVDPARWATILDPSRFAVVAESDGLLAGFADLEPDGHVDRFFVHADRQRSGVGRALMTALLAEAARLALPRVFSEVSITARPFFESQGFAVLAEQQVLVRGVTFTNYRMELLLKSST